A part of Carettochelys insculpta isolate YL-2023 chromosome 1, ASM3395843v1, whole genome shotgun sequence genomic DNA contains:
- the LOC142003582 gene encoding secreted frizzled-related protein 2-like, whose product MAILLLLALLAWAWCSPSGAAPFPYQPARPSAQRSSCKPIPSSMSLCHGVGYRELRLPNLLGHESMKEALQQAASWVPLLTKQCHGDTKKFLCSLFAPVCISEMEEPVYPCRALCEAVRDGCTPVMAAFGFPWPEMFNCSRFPQGNELCVPPAGPDDRLLPPKEEAVCAACISQGHSEKEFLENFCSQDFALKMSIRALAGAAGDLQVTPELKGRTLYKQEGWTDEELKKPVLWLTHGESCACEELRGQGTVVLAMGHKLAGRLVISWVRRWQRGERELRKFTRAVRKLQC is encoded by the exons ATGGCCATCCTGCTGCTCCTTGCCCTCCTGGCATGGGCCTGGTGctccccttctggggctgccccttTCCCCTACCAGCCGGCTCGGCCCAGCGCCCAGCGGAGCAGCTGCAAGCCCATCCCCAGCAGCATGAGCCTCTGCCACGGTGTGGGCTACAGAGAGCTGCGGCTGCCCAACCTGCTGGGCCACGAGAGCATGAAGGAAGCGCTGCAGCAAGCCGCCTCCTGGGTGCCCCTGCTCACCAAGCAGTGCCACGGGGACACCAAGAAGTTCCTGTGTTCCCTCTTCGCCCCCGTGTGCATCAGCGAGATGGAGGAGCCTGTCTACCCCTGCAGGGCCCTCTGCGAGGCGGTGAGAGACGGCTGCACCCCGGTCATGGCGGCCTTTGGCTTCCCCTGGCCAGAGATGTTCAACTGCAGCAGGTTCCCGCAAGGGAACGAACTCTGCGTCCCGCCGGCCGGCCCCGACGAcaggctcctgccccccaagGAAG AGGCCGTGTGCGCAGCCTGTATCAGCCAAGGGCACAGCGAGAAGGAGTTCCTGGAAAACTTCTGCAGCCAGGATTTTG ccttgAAAATGAGCATCCGAGCGCTGGCCGGAGCAGCCGGAGACTTGCAAGTGACGCCGGAGCTGAAGGGCCGGACCCTGTACAAGCAGGAAGGCTGGACGGATGAAGAGCTGAAGAAGCCGGTGCTGTGGCTGACGCATGGGGAGAGCTGCGCCTGTGAGGAACTCCGTGGCCAGGGCACCGTGGTCCTGGCCATGGGCCACAAGCTGGCTGGCCGCTTGGTCATCTCCTGGGTGAGGCGGTGGCAGAGAGGGGAGCGGGAGCTGAGGAAGTTCACCAGGGCTGTCCGGAAGCTCCAGTGTTAA
- the LOC142000885 gene encoding protein mono-ADP-ribosyltransferase TIPARP-like → MGQRLSRGILSQFIGAGSPRKPSPADSQQEPGGAGTRATQSPPQQVTSAQERRKGVNAPGGAQDSPSPVPAKRWCSPPPAAERWVSEDGIPFHVHQADGIRICDGFLLGHCPHRELCPLHHTRYPFHWQLRHGGQAAWRSLSDSSQRHLEKLYSNAQTSLVRFSDRNGAFGLLDLGTMELSYAGLVSRVRRLGSTTDWKQNPRFHTRWEVYWKGGDSWQRYEEPVRHSLLAALEREPTFQFQGQLYTTDLQPLQQSTQGQGSVHPIQLQRRPTYRPLACMARYLRTVPRDSWGTFHPSTSTIPGESPSDGYCGPYPAAWLPPLPHGQAFLHAEVASSEVLYREICELFHATVPEDTALVLRVYRIRNDALWEKYSSQKECMSQGRSAREKRLLERHLFHGTTAHNVESICRANFNPRLAGKHGSHYGRGSYFAATADYAHSFTLANHAGQRYMFLAKVLVGTWVQGRPEYTQPPAGEPGGRGYDSCSDAAREPALWVIFNSSQCYPYFVICYKRLGEPVTLDGPGGASLLSWDSAPADWLTQPGFSPLVGLAQGGDE, encoded by the exons ATGGGTCAGCGGCTTTCCAGAGGGATCCTCAGCCAATTCATTGGGGCAGGGTCCCCAAGGAAACCCTCCCCGGCTGATTCTCAGCAGGAGCCAGGCGGTGCTGGGACCAGGGCAACTCAGAGCCCGCCCCAGCAGGTGACCAGCGCTCAGGAGCGACGCAAAGGGGTAAATGCCCCAGGGGGTGCCCAGGACAG TCCTTCCCCTGTGCCGGCCAAACGCTGGTGCAGCCCCCCGCCCGCCGCAGAGCGCTGGGTTAGCGAGGACGGGATCCCCTTCCACGTCCACCAGGCAGACGGCATCCGGATCTGCGACGGCTTCTTGCTCGGGCACTGTCCCCACCGGGAGCTCTGCCCGCTTCACCACACCCGCTACCCCTTCCACTGGCAGCTCAGGCACGGCGGCCAGGCGGCCTGGCGGAGTCTGAGCGACTCGTCTCAGCGCCACCTGGAGAAGCTCTACAGCAACGCCCAAACCAGCCTGGTGCGGTTCTCGGACAG GAACGGAGCATTTGGGCTGCTGGACCTGGGCACAATGGAGCTGAGCTACGCGGGGCTGGTCAGCAGAGTGCGCCGGCTGGGCAGCACCACGGACTGGAAGCAGAACCCCCGGTTCCACACCCGCTGGGAGGTGTACTGGAAGGGCGGCGACTCGTGGCAGCGCTATGAGGAG CCCGTCCGCCACAGCCTCCTCGCAGCCTTGGAGCGGGAACCCACCTTTCAGTTCCAGGGCCAGCTCTACACCACAGAtctgcagcccctgcagcagagcaCCCAAGGCCAAGGATCTGTCCACCCCATACAGCTCCAGCGCCGACCCACCTACCGCCCGCTGGCTTGCATGGCGCGGTACCTGCG GACAGTCCCAAGGGATTCCTGGGGAACTTTCCATCCTTCCACGTCCACCATCCCCGGGGAGAGTCCCTCCGATGGGTACTGCGGCCCATatcctgctgcctggctccccccgctgccccatgGCCAGGCCTTCCTGCACGCCGAGGTGGCCTCTTCGGAAGTGCTGTACCGCGAGATCTGTGAGCTCTTCCACGCCACCGTCCCGGAGGACACGGCGCTGGTGCTGAGGGTGTACAGGATCCGCAACGATGCGCTGTGGGAGAAATACAGCAG CCAGAAGGAGTGCATGTCCCAAGGACGCTCAGCCCGGGAGAAGCGGCTGCTGGAGAGACACCTCTTCCACGGGACCACAGCCCACAATGTGGAGTCCATCTGCCGGGCCAACTTCAACCCCCGCCTCGCGGGCAAGCATGGCTCACACTATGGCCGTGGCAGCTACTTCGCCGCCACTGCCGACTACGCCCACAGCTTCACCCTGGCCAACCACGCCGGCCAGCGCTACATGTTCCTGGCCAAGGTGCTGGTGGGCACCTGGGTGCAGGGCAGGCCTGAGTACACCCAGCCGCCAGCTGGGGAGCCCGGCGGGCGGGGCTACGACTCCTGCAGTGATGCCGCCCGCGAGCCCGCCCTCTGGGTGATCTTCAACAGCTCCCAGTGCTACCCCTACTTCGTCATCTGCTACAAGCGGCTTGGTGAGCCAGTCACGCTGGACGGGCCGGGAGGAGCCAGCCTGTTGTCATGGGACAGTGCCCCAGCAGACTGGCTAACGCAGCCCGGCTTCTCCCCACtcgtggggctggcacagggcggGGACGAGTGA